The sequence below is a genomic window from Pectinophora gossypiella chromosome 13, ilPecGoss1.1, whole genome shotgun sequence.
ATTATTTTGCGTCGTATTCttctaatttttaatattgGGCCGCAACCAATCGGAACATTAATGTTTGCCTGGACTTCATCATCTGACCACTCTGATGGCACACCACGTACAATACCAACCCGTGTAACGGAAAAGGATGGAATGAAAACTTTGTAATTTTGCTCTACTAAAGCTGGATTATTCAGAAATTGGTTGGCATCCATGTATTTTGAAAACGACAAAGAGAGCCGATTTCGGCCAATGCGTTTCAGGCTACCATTTATGATACTTGGCACAGAATGAGTCTTAAGGAATTTGCCAAAAGTAACTGGATGCAGTGAAACACTGTCCTTGGGATCAGTTTGCTGTTTTTGAATGTGAACAATATAAGGAGCTGCATCGGATTGTACAAATTCACCTCTTGAAATGGGATTtgttaaagacttttcagggttGCTTAGGAATGGTTCCGGTTGTTGGCTAGGAGATTGAGTGGCGGTGACGACAGGCCTGCTATGAGGAATTGTATGAGGAGCTATAAATTCAGTCGACTCTAAAGTAGTGGAGCATTGACACTCATCATCTCTATTAACCATGGTATTTCCGTGTTTGCGTTTATGTTTGCGACTTCGCTTATTGCAGTGACTACATACTGAAGTACGAGCAAGACGTTTACGAGATTTACACGTACTGCGGTCAACGGTTATGGAGCCATCAGTATCCATGCCCGTATCCACGCTAGACTCGTCATTTTGGGATATAGTTACAGTGTGGCTTACATAAGGTGGGTGACCAGACCCGCCCGGGTCTGGATCCCCCACGGGAtccataagaaaaatacaataaaagactTACCAAGAGTCCAGTATATATATGACACAGaaactaaagaaataaataataaatacaaaaataacaatttatagaACACTATACACAATATTTATAGATCCTACTGATCCAAATCTTACAGAAATCtactaaaattagaaaattaacACAAAAAGCCAAAAAACACGACCGCCAAATTCGATGTTTCCCGCgctttttctaaattaattttctcttcttcgagtttttattttgacgtttcatcTTTTTTTGGCAACATTGTTATAAATGTCCGACATCGGCATTTCACTTacgtgttatgtttattttttaacagcCGTTTGCAATATTATAATAGTGGTAAAATGAAATTCTTGTACATTCTATTTACTTTGTGGACTATAGTGACTTGTGATGAACATACACATATGTACAAAGATAGAGAGCAAGTGGTATTATGGATGAATACCGTGGGCCCATATCACAATCGCCAAGAAACGTATGCATATTTTTCGCTACCGTTTTGCGTTGGCACTAAAGTCACGATCGGGCATTACCATGAAACGCTCTCGGAAGCGCTTCAAGGAGTCGAATTGGAGTTCAGTGGCCTTGACATCACGTTTAAGGATCAAGTTCCAGCGCAGCAGTTCTGTGCCATAGAACTGACCGAGCAATCCTATAAGGCACTCGTGTATGCTGTGAAGAACCACTACTGGTACCAGATGTACATTGATGACCTGCCCATATGGGGCATCGTTGGCGAAATTGACGGCGACGATTACTATATCTGGACTCACAAAAAGTTTGATATTGGATACAATGGAAACCGCATCGTAGAGGTAAACCTTACAGCAGAGAACAAGAAACGACTTACTCCAGATGCGAAGATTCCTTTCACCTATGAAGTGAACTGGAAAGAGAGCAAAATAAAGTTTGAAGACAGATTTGACAAATATCTGGATCCCAACTTTTTTCAACACAGAATTCATTGGTTCAGTATTTTCAACAGTTTTATGATGGTCATTTTCTTAGTGGGTCTAGTTTCAATGATCCTAATGAGAACCCTTCGTAAGGATTATGCTAGGTATTCTAAGGATGATGATCTTGATGATTTGGAAAAAGACTTAGGGGATGAATATGGATGGAAACAAGTAcatggagatgtctttagaccTGTACCACACCTAGCAATGTTCTCAGCACTTGTAGGAGCTGGTCATCAGCTCACAGTGGTGGTGTTGGCTGTCATCATTTTTACCATCTTTGGTGAACTTTACACCGAGAGAGGTTCTTTGCTTTCCACAGCAATTTTCATTTATGCTGCTACTTCCCCTGTAAATGGATATTTTGGGGGGTCCCTATATGCAAGAATGGGAGGCAAACTGTGGATAAAGCAAATGTTGCTCTCTGCGTTCCTTCTGCCTGTCTTAGTGTGTGGAACTGCTTTCTATATCAACTTCATTGCTATGTATTACCATACATCAAGAGCTATACCATTTGGTAGTATGATAGCTGTTATGTCCATTTGCACTTTTGTAATTTTGCCCCTGACTTTGGTAGGAACAGTTCTTGGCCGTAACTTAGCTGGCCAACCTGACTATCCTTGTCGTATTAATGCTGTCC
It includes:
- the LOC126371804 gene encoding transmembrane 9 superfamily member 3; this translates as MKFLYILFTLWTIVTCDEHTHMYKDREQVVLWMNTVGPYHNRQETYAYFSLPFCVGTKVTIGHYHETLSEALQGVELEFSGLDITFKDQVPAQQFCAIELTEQSYKALVYAVKNHYWYQMYIDDLPIWGIVGEIDGDDYYIWTHKKFDIGYNGNRIVEVNLTAENKKRLTPDAKIPFTYEVNWKESKIKFEDRFDKYLDPNFFQHRIHWFSIFNSFMMVIFLVGLVSMILMRTLRKDYARYSKDDDLDDLEKDLGDEYGWKQVHGDVFRPVPHLAMFSALVGAGHQLTVVVLAVIIFTIFGELYTERGSLLSTAIFIYAATSPVNGYFGGSLYARMGGKLWIKQMLLSAFLLPVLVCGTAFYINFIAMYYHTSRAIPFGSMIAVMSICTFVILPLTLVGTVLGRNLAGQPDYPCRINAVPRPIPEKKWFMEPFIIIIMGGVLPFGSIFIEMYFIFTSFWAYKIYYVYGFMLLVFLILMIVTICVTIVCTYFLLNAEDYRWQWTSFLSAGSTALYVYIYSFYYFLFKTKMYGLFQTVFYFGYMALFSLALGIICGTVGYIGTSIFVRKIYSTVKID